One window from the genome of Glycine soja cultivar W05 chromosome 12, ASM419377v2, whole genome shotgun sequence encodes:
- the LOC114378750 gene encoding LOW QUALITY PROTEIN: ervatamin-B (The sequence of the model RefSeq protein was modified relative to this genomic sequence to represent the inferred CDS: inserted 5 bases in 3 codons; deleted 1 base in 1 codon): MKTITTLTYTIFNLLIFCNAWISASECPPMHWYNSSNLEAMRVRFERWLKQNDRXYKDKEEWEVRFGIYQANLEYIECKNSXKNSYNLTDNKFADLTNEEFVSPYLGFGTRFLPHTGFMYHEHEDLPESKDWRKEGAVSDIKDQGNCGSCWAFSAVAAVEGINKIKSGKLVSLSEQEFRDCDVEDGNQGCEGGLMDTAFAFIKKNGGLTTSKDYPYEGVDGTCNKEKALHHAANISGHVKVPANDEAMLKAKAAAANQXESVAIDAGGHAFQLYLKGVFSGICGKQLNHGVTIVGYGKGTSDKYWIVKNSWGADWGESGYIRMKRDAFDKAGTCGIAMQASYPLKD; the protein is encoded by the exons ATGAAGACAATTACCACATTAACCTACACTATCTTCAATCTTCTTATCTTTTGTAATGCATGGATAAGTGCAAGTGAATGTCCTCCAATGCACTGGTATAATTCATCCAACCTAGAAGCCATGAGGGTGAGGTTTGAAAGATGGCTTAAACAAAATGATC ATTACAAAGATAAAGAAGAATGGGAGGTCCGTTTTGGCATTTACCAAGCAAATCTTGAGTATATAGAGTGCAAAAACTC CAAGAACTCCTACAATCTCACTGACAACAAATTTGCAGATCTTACTAATGAAGAGTTTGTTAGTCCTTATCTGGGTTTTGGAACTAGGTTCCTTCCACATACAGGATTCATGTATCATGAACATGAGGATCTTCCAGAGAGCAAGGATTggaggaaggaaggagcagtATCTGACATCAAGGATCAAGGCAATTGTG GAAGTTGTTGGGCATTTTCTGCAGTGGCTGCTGTGGAaggaatcaacaaaataaaatcaggGAAGCTGGTTTCTCTCTCTGAACAAGAATTCAGAGACTGTGATGTTGAAGATGGAAACCAAGGCTGTGAAGGTGGCTTAATGGACACAGCATTTGCATTCATA AAAAAGAATGGTGGTTTAACCACTTCCAAAGACTACCCTTATGAAGGGGTAGATGGCACATGCAACAAGGAAAAAGCTTTACATCATGCAGCCAATATAAGTGGGCATGTAAAAGTACCTGCTAATGATGAGGCTATGCTCAAAGCTAAAGCTGCTGCTGCTAATCA CGAGTCAGTGGCAATTGATGCTGGAGGCCATGCATTTCAGCTTTATTTAAAAGGTGTTTTCTCTGGCATTTGTGGAAAGCAACTCAATCATGGTGTGACTATAGTAGGGTACGGCAAAGGAACTTCTGATAAGTATTGGATTGTGAAGAACTCATGGGGTGCTGACTGGGGTGAATCTGGTTATATTAGGATGAAACGTGATGCTTTTGATAAAGCTGGTACTTGTGGCATTGCCATGCAAGCTAGTTACCCTCTCAAGGATTAA